From the Sinorhizobium garamanticum genome, one window contains:
- a CDS encoding response regulator transcription factor gives MMKRSILIVDDDNELSSELVDQLSCCSDEFRVLHEGTGRAGIQAMRTNAIDLLVMNIELPDMDGREAVKILRRNGYKAPIVMLTASGSDADTILAFEAGADDCVTKPFHFPVLLARIRAQLRQYAQAEDATLRMGPFTFKPGKKLLLDERGRKIWLTATETAIIRSLYGADGRVVRRGALLQAVWGYDSPVASHTLETHIYRLRQKIAHDPSSAAVLVTEDGGYRLLF, from the coding sequence ATGATGAAGCGTTCCATCCTGATCGTCGACGACGACAACGAACTGAGTTCCGAACTCGTCGACCAGCTATCGTGCTGCAGCGACGAATTCCGAGTGCTGCACGAAGGAACCGGCAGGGCGGGCATTCAGGCTATGCGCACAAATGCCATCGACCTCCTCGTCATGAATATAGAGCTGCCCGACATGGACGGTCGCGAAGCCGTGAAGATCCTGCGCAGAAACGGGTACAAGGCACCGATCGTCATGCTGACGGCCTCCGGATCGGACGCCGACACGATACTGGCCTTCGAAGCCGGCGCGGATGACTGTGTCACCAAGCCGTTCCACTTCCCGGTGCTGCTTGCCCGTATCCGTGCGCAGCTACGCCAATATGCGCAGGCGGAGGACGCAACGTTGCGCATGGGTCCTTTCACGTTCAAGCCGGGGAAAAAGCTACTGCTCGACGAGCGCGGTCGCAAGATATGGCTCACGGCGACGGAGACGGCCATCATCCGATCTCTCTACGGCGCCGACGGGCGGGTTGTAAGGCGTGGGGCACTGCTCCAGGCGGTCTGGGGCTACGACTCGCCCGTCGCGAGCCACACGTTGGAGACTCATATCTATCGCTTGCGCCAGAAGATCGCGCACGACCCTTCCAGCGCCGCGGTGCTTGTGACGGAGGATGGCGGCTACAGGCTGTTATTCTGA